The following DNA comes from Brassica oleracea var. oleracea cultivar TO1000 chromosome C5, BOL, whole genome shotgun sequence.
GATTGGTTGAGCTGTGACAAGGATGACTGATTGAAGAATCTTGGCGTTTGCAATCACATGCCTTAATACTGATAGATGTGGCTCTTGCACTTTGAGCATTGCTCTAACGCATTTGAGTGCTCTTTTCGAACTCAATTCACTCACGACCTTTCGATTAGTGTTTAAACGACTAGAAAACAGGTCGTTGTGGATTTTCACGTGTTTAGGTCTACTGCCACTCAAGAGTGTCGACTTCTCTTGTACAGCAAGACACAACAAACACAAGACTTTGCTCGGAATGAGAAGTGTTTAGCAGTTTGAAGAAATGAAAAGACAGGAGCACACACACAACTTTAACCAGTTCACTTCCGTTAACTAGGGTAGCTACGTCTAGCCGAGACTTTGCTCGGAATCCACTCTAATCGGTGATTACAACAAGGAGATACAAGTGACCCGCCTAATACCATTCACGAGTACTTAGACTCACTCTGTAACTCTCCATGTAACTAGAGAAAACGATTGTAACAAGTTTATGATAATGACAATCTTTTCTCTTATCACTCTTTTCTATCCTACTCTCTCTCATTACCTCAATGCCTTTATATGTAATGTATGCATTAGGTTACTCGTACTGCAGCGCCTCCATGGTGACGTGTATCAAGCCGTTGGAGATGCTCTGTGATCTTATCCTCATTGCAAAGACTCTTGCTTTATTGACCATAAACAGACAAAGCCTTGTACGCTGAATAGCTGGCTCCTCTTCATCGTTTTGCCAAAAGCGAAACAGCCATTTTCAAGTAGTCCAATAAAGCAGGTTTACTTTAGTCTTGATTTACTTCTACTGCGGTAAGTCTCGAGTCACCATTGGCCTTTAGGATTCAAAAACTTGCGTGATCATCAAGTTAACATCTCCACATCACGGTAAAAGGAAAAATCAGAAGAAGAGAAAACAATATGGGGTGTGTCACACCGCATTCAATATAATATATTGTAGTTATGTGACTTATGTGGATGCTGAGCATCTCGAGTATGGATGCGGTCTTGAGGAAGTGCCTGAATACATAAATCATGTCGTATGTAAATCATCTTAAACTCCCTTCTAATCTAAGGACACTACCAGGATAAAAGAGACGTGAGTGAACTGAAAAGAAAGCTTTGAACAAAGTTCAAGGGAATAAGTAAATAACTAACCTCAAGCCTCAATAGAATGAACCTTTGGGGCCAGTGAGTCTGGTGAGGGCAATGAAGGTATCAGGTATAGACGGCGGAAAAGGCAGAAGAATATTTTGTGTAATGTTCCCGGAGAATGTGATCTTCTCAAGCTTAGAAGCTAATGTACTGATGGTATACTTTCCAAAGCGTGTGCATCTACACTTGAACATCTCAAAGCAACGGAGAATCTATACCTTTCTGGCTTCATCATGCCTTTTTATAAAACAGAGTCCTAACAGCTTCCAGAGTTGTAAGATGACTCAGAATTACGCTAAGAATGCTCTCAGGCAATTCAGTGAAGTTATCCCTAAGGTTCTCACTACATAGCTAGGCCCTCATGGAAGATGAAGAAATCGTCTCTATATGGGCTCGTTTTGACGTGGGATGCATTGATGTTATTTCCCTGATACAGCCATAAAGAAAAACATCAGAGAGAAATGCGAAAAACGTTAGTGAACGAAAAAAAAAGAAACAATGTAGTTGTGATGTAATAAAAAAACATGCAGTTTAAAACTTCAAACATCATGCAAAATACCAAATCTCAAAAGCATATGAAAGAGACGTTTAAGACTAAAGAACAACGTAAGGACTCTTCAACTCGGCATGAACCTGTCTCATTCTTTCCACAGCTCTATCTGAAGACTCCAATATATTTTTTGAGCTGTCTTCATGTTTCCTCATCCGTTTCTCTTGCTTCCTCTTCCCATGGAACCCATGACAAAGTTTCTTAAACGCTTCTTTTTCAGTCAATATCCTGCCAAATTCATCCACCCTATCAATCCTAATATCCTTAAACGCATCTTTGAATCTGTCATCTTTACCATGATTGTCTCTAACACCTAGATGATGCTTGCTGCTGCTTTTCTCCTTGAAAGTTCCTTGCTCTCTGAGAAGCTTTAACGCCCCAGATAATCCTGTACCGACGTCGACCTCACGCATCACTCCGTCTCTAACCCTAGAACGATCATGGGAACCATGATCATCAATCTCTTCATTAGCTTTGAAACGAATCCTTTGATCAAACACATCTCTTTGTCTCTCCGATGATTCAAACCTCTTTTTCTCATTCTTTATTGAAGAACCAAGATCCTGATCAGTTTCAAATCTTGAAGCGAGACCTTCTTTCTTTACAGCAGCAATATTAATAACCAGTTTCTTATTCTTCCTCATCGAATTCTTCTTCATATCAATATTGAGATGAGACATTCTTATGAAAATCCAACACAATTGTGAAATAATAATCCCCTATAGAATCCAAACCCTAATTATTCTCTATGCCTTGTGACATATATGTATAGAGACCACAAGAGAGATCTAGCTAGGTTACAATCCTAATACATACCGAGAAAAGAAGATGAGAGAAGAGGCAGTTATATATACATGAATTGTTGAAGAAGAAGGGTAGAGAACTTCCGAGGTGGGCGGCTGCTGACTAGAAGAATTATTTGCGCCGCACGAGCGAAAGCCCTAAACTTTTATTGGTCAATCACTCAAGCACGTCCATATTGACTTTTCAACACCTAAATGGCCCAAAATTGAATCAAAACAATGAAAATATGAGGGTTTTAAATCAATAAAGCCCATTAAGAGGCTTTGTTTGAAGACATTGGTGGTTTCTTTCTTTCTTGTTTCTTCTTCTAGTTACTTTACGAATCAGCAGAACTAACTGAAGGTAAAGAATCTGAAATGTGACATACTACATAGTCCATAGATATCACAGGTGAAAGCATGTAATGGTTAAGTATCATCAGGGGCTGCTTAGAAATCAAATTTAAAACACATAGTTGGTACAATCACAAAAGAGATGTTATCAAGTTTTTAAAGATAGAGACAAATGATTTATAACAATTTTTTTTTTATTTTATTAAAAGTACTCAAAAGATATTACAAAGAACTCGAGAGACTTTTTAGGACTTAGCTCACTCATCTCACTTGGCTTGGATCACAACACAT
Coding sequences within:
- the LOC106294489 gene encoding SART-1 family protein DOT2 isoform X2, with amino-acid sequence MSHLNIDMKKNSMRKNKKLVINIAAVKKEGLASRFETDQDLGSSIKNEKKRFESSERQRDVFDQRIRFKANEEIDDHGSHDRSRVRDGVMREVDVGTGLSGALKLLREQGTFKEKSSSKHHLGVRDNHGKDDRFKDAFKDIRIDRVDEFGRILTEKEAFKKLCHGFHGKRKQEKRMRKHEDSSKNILESSDRAVERMRQVHAELKSPYVVL
- the LOC106294489 gene encoding SART-1 family protein DOT2 isoform X1, translating into MSHLNIDMKKNSMRKNKKLVINIAAVKKEGLASRFETDQDLGSSIKNEKKRFESSERQRDVFDQRIRFKANEEIDDHGSHDRSRVRDGVMREVDVGTGLSGALKLLREQGTFKEKSSSKHHLGVRDNHGKDDRFKDAFKDIRIDRVDEFGRILTEKEAFKKLCHGFHGKRKQEKRMRKHEDSSKNILESSDRAVERMRQGNNINASHVKTSPYRDDFFIFHEGLAM